The following proteins are co-located in the Hydractinia symbiolongicarpus strain clone_291-10 chromosome 7, HSymV2.1, whole genome shotgun sequence genome:
- the LOC130649047 gene encoding 52 kDa repressor of the inhibitor of the protein kinase-like: protein MQDFIMGDQGVLFLFSIESMATYDMFDRIRAEMRSNNFLYMQEIYEKSLKKIKSLCHKDLYQSLNDGTISRNFNAEVYFPKLLWRKDPGSSAIALCSEATGNCLYSSMSLLLVGDNTLVDELRHLTSLELFLHPEVYSKHPVLVSCYEKHQGKSFKSFNCILHMSMSFSATETGVTPIDFVRNEAVLNCTNQTWCSLLCMFALSTVTLKNIFSYFPDCGDERDKLLFNCKIEPMFTSLNDKVTDAHILFCLQGVHAECGQTFKANHFVPVLFLPNGTKRKLIQHSKKILPQSKKPCLFPKDGKVQSKLSFWTDQRSDKLILPTCKKKDLPQIKEEHKTVVDVSSMPPFAGSSKVNSDTVVCDSALSNAPDTTTSHPLCSSLNYPQTYFDVSDYTDKVFQIKDDPLKVHELIQNVYKPDHSYKFPKTNRSFRFEWLTKFSWLCYSPKVDGAYCLPCVLFGHKFSSKLSKIKKLFSEPFKYWPDACANFVKHESSTGLHAYTSATFTSFMANYFGNSQPIDVLLDTNHQKKITENRKKLIPIVQAIIYSGRQGHALRGHRDDSQYHGELGEFSGGRVGNFVELLNFRVQGGDTALADHLKTCPKNATYISKTTQNELINCCGSVILDEIIQEVKSNTFFSILADEAADLSNKEQMSLVLRFVDSNLNIREEFVQYIHRDEGLAGKDLKSVLLKSLHNLTLNIKDCRGQAYDGAGAVAGYKNGLSAHILNLNKKAIYVHCNSHRLNLAVGKSCTISLVAHVMAKIKHISYFFNYSQKRQQSLMINIDKYSPTSKKTKLKDVCRTRWVERITGLDLFQELYVPIYITLEEMKLNLNRQFNYDTSKQAVGFFHQIANFEFLVTLVITRNVFDITLPVTQLLQNRTIDVMDSIELIQTLKNVLLQTRNNVEHFHDRWYEEALSLCEKVGIVEEKKRTVGRQTTRDNHPSFSTSDYYKKSVTNPLLDHLNSEMKNRFQLFSLNAYNGLCIVPAKMVSLISGGKTNWKEKFKSFVSFYEDDLPNILGLNAELEIWEKYWIDFKGNRPQTIAQTLKSINLNVFVNLHVALRILATIPVTTCECERSFSAMRKLKNYTRTTMVSERLNGLALMYIHKEIVPDVDKVLNKFAKDKRRLELI from the exons ATGCAGGACTTTATAATGGGTGATCAGGGCGTATTGTTTCTCTTTTCGATAGAAAGCATGGCGACTTACGACATGTTTGACCGAATACGTGCTGAAATgagaagtaataattttttgtatatgcaagaAATCTATgagaaatcattaaaaaaaatcaaatctttGTGTCACAAAGATCTTTACCAAAGCTTAAACGATGGAACAATATCTCGAAATTTTAATGCAGAGGTTTATTTTCCAAAGTTATTGTGGAGGAAAGACCCAGGGAGTTCTGCAATTGCTTTGTG TTCTGAAGCCACTGGGAATTGTTTGTACAGCTCCATGTCCCTGCTTCTTGTTGGCGACAACACACTGGTTGACGAGCTGCGACATTTAACTTCGTTAGAACTTTTTCTTCACCCTGAGGTATATAGTAAGCATCCTGTTTTAGTTTCTTGCTATGAAAAACATCAAGGTAAGTCATTTAAAtcttttaattgtattttacaTATGAGCATGTCTTTTTCTGCAACTGAAACTGGTGTAACACCAATAGACTTTGTGAGAAATGAAGCTGTTTTGAACTGTACTAACCAGACTTGGTGTAGTTTGCTGTGCATGTTTGCTTTGTCTACGGTAACATTAAAAAACATCTTTTCCTATTTCCCTGACTGTGGTGATGAGAGagataaacttttatttaactgcaaaatTGAACCCATGTTTACATCATTAAACGATAAAGTTACTGATgctcatattttgttttgtctgcaaGGTGTTCATGCAGAATGTGGTCAGACTTTTAAAGCCAACCATTTTGTGCCAGTATTATTTCTTCCTAATGGTACCAAAAGGAAACTAATTCAACATTCCAAAAAAATCTTGCCGCAGTCTAAAAAACCCTGTTTGTTCCCAAAAGATGGGAAGGTACAATCAAAGTTGTCGTTTTGGACAGACCAGCGCAGCGACAAACTTATTTTGCCTACTTGTAAGAAAAAAGACTTACCCCAAATAAAAGAGGAGCACAAAACTGTTGTTGATGTTTCTTCCATGCCTCCTTTTGCTGGTAGTAGTAAAGTTAATTCAGATACTGTTGTTTGTGATAGTGCATTGTCCAATGCACCAGACACAACTACTAGTCATCCTCTGTGTTCATCTTTAAACTATCCTCAAACTTATTTTGATGTCTCAGATTACACAGATAAAGTTTTTCAAATAAAGGATGATCCATTAAAAGTTCATGAACTTATCCAAAATGTTTATAAACCTGATCATTCTTATAAATTTCCGAAAACAAATAGGTCTTTTCGTTTTGAGTGGTTAACAAAGTTTTCCTGGTTATGTTATTCACCCAAGGTTGATGGAGCTTATTGTCTGCCATGTGTTTTGTTTGGACACAAGTTTTCTTCCAAattaagtaaaattaaaaaactgttttctgAACCTTTTAAGTACTGGCCTGATGCTTGTGCCAACTTTGTGAAACATGAGTCAAGTACTGGCCTTCATGCTTACACATCTGCTACGTTTACTAGTTTTATGGCTAACTATTTTGGTAATTCTCAGCCGATTGATGTGCTTCTTGATACTAACCATCAGAAGAAAATTACTGAGAacagaaagaaattgataccaaTTGTTCAGGCCATTATTTACTCTGGTAGACAAGGGCATGCTTTAAGAGGTCACCGTGATGACTCACAATATCATGGTGAATTAGGAGAATTTTCTGGTGGTCGGGTAGGAAATTTTGTTGAACTTTTGAATTTTAGAGTACAAGGTGGAGATACAGCTCTTGCTGACCATCTTAAAACTTGTCCCAAAAATGCTACATACATTTCTAAAACTACCCAGAATGAATTAATCAACTGTTGTGGATCTGTAATTTTAGATGAAATAATCCAAGAAGTAAAATCAAACACTTTCTTTTCTATTCTGGCAGATGAAGCTGCTGATTTATCTAATAAAGAGCAAATGTCCTtagttttacgttttgttgacaGTAATTTGAATATACGTGAGGAGTTTGTTCAATATATTCATCGTGATGAGGGGCTGGCAGGTAAAGACTTGAAGTCTGTTCTCTTAAAGTCACTTCATAACCTGACTTTAAATATTAAGGATTGTCGGGGTCAAGCATATGATGGTGCAGGTGCTGTTGCTGGGTATAAGAATGGACTTTCTGCCCATattcttaatttaaataaaaaggctATATATGTTCATTGCAACAGTCATCGTTTAAATTTAGCAGTTGGAAAATCTTGTACAATCAGCTTAGTTGCCCATGTGATGgctaaaataaaacacatttcCTATTTCTTTAACTATTCTCAAAAAAGACAGCAATCCCTTATGATTAACATAGATAAATATAGTCCGACttctaaaaaaactaaattaaaggATGTTTGCCGTACTCGGTGGGTTGAACGAATTACTGGTTTAGATCTCTTTCAAGAGTTATATGTGCCTATTTATATTACTTTGGAAGAGATGAAATTAAACTTAAATCGGCAGTTCAATTATGACACATCAAAACAAGCTGTTGGTTTTTTTCACCAAATAGCTAATTTTGAATTTCTTGTCACTCTGGTGATCACAAGGAACGTATTTGACATAACACTTCCAGTTACTCAATTGCTACAAAATAGAACAATTGATGTTATGGACAGCATAGAGCTTattcaaacattaaaaaatgttcTCCTTCAAACCAGAAATAATGTGGAACATTTTCATGATAGGTGGTATGAGGAGGCTCTTTCTCTTTGTGAAAAAGTAGGAATTGTGGAGGAGAAGAAAAGGACTGTTGGAAGGCAAACCACAAGAGATAATCATCCTTCTTTTTCAACTTCTGATTACTATAAAAAATCAGTTACTAATCCTCTTTTAGACCATTTAAATAGTGAAATGAAGAATCGTTTTCAACTGTTTTCTCTAAATGCTTATAATGGCCTATGCATTGTTCCAGCAAAAATGGTTTCTTTGATTTCTGGAGGTAAAACAAACTGGAAGGAGAAATTCAAGTCTTTTGTCTCTTTCTATGAAGATGACCTTCCAAATATACTTGGGCTTAATGCTGAATTAGAAATTTGGGAGAAGTATTGGATTGATTTTAAAGGAAATAGACCCCAAACTATTGCTCAAACGTTGAAGTCTATTAATCTAAATGTCTTTGTTAATTTGCATGTGGCCCTAAGAATTTTAGCCACTATTCCTGTCACCACATGTGAATGTGAACGCTCTTTCTCTGCTATgagaaaacttaaaaattatacTCGCACTACTATGGTATCTGAACGCCTCAACGGGCTAGCGCTTATGTATATTCACAAAGAAATAGTGCCAGATGttgataaagttttaaataaatttgctaaAGATAAAAGAAGACTtgaattaatataa